The proteins below are encoded in one region of Aquisphaera giovannonii:
- the aroB gene encoding 3-dehydroquinate synthase, protein MPEPPDGTESSVLVDLGPRRYTVRVVTGSRGFGAFARESLAATWAGRACRSALVVTDANLADHPAAAGTLDALRNVQIEPRLAVLDPGEATKSLPSASRLYDELVAMRADRHAAVVAVGGGVIGDLAGFAAATYARGVPLLMVPTTLLAQVDSSVGGKVGINHPRAKNIIGAFHQPSGVWVDTATLDTLPDRELRCGLAEVVKYGVILDAAFFEGLEERVGEILARDPAAIRWIVARCCELKADVVTRDEREETGLRAVLNFGHTVGHAVEAVAGYGGAYQHGEAVAAGMVAECRIAERIGWIGPGLTDRLIGLLARIGLPTRINGCDPATLLEAMGRDKKNEAGAVRFVLPRELGRVELTGLPSRDDVVAALEPLCR, encoded by the coding sequence ATGCCAGAGCCACCCGACGGCACAGAGTCCTCGGTCCTCGTGGACCTCGGCCCGCGCCGCTATACCGTGCGGGTCGTCACCGGCTCGAGGGGCTTCGGCGCGTTCGCGCGGGAGTCTCTGGCCGCCACCTGGGCCGGGCGGGCGTGCCGATCGGCGCTCGTGGTCACGGACGCCAATCTGGCCGATCACCCGGCGGCCGCCGGGACGCTCGACGCCCTCCGCAACGTCCAGATTGAGCCTCGCCTCGCGGTCCTGGATCCCGGCGAGGCGACCAAGAGCCTCCCGTCCGCGTCGAGGCTCTACGACGAGCTCGTCGCCATGCGGGCCGACCGGCACGCCGCGGTCGTGGCCGTCGGCGGCGGGGTCATCGGCGACCTCGCCGGCTTCGCGGCCGCGACATATGCCCGGGGCGTCCCGCTGCTGATGGTGCCGACGACCCTCCTGGCGCAGGTGGACAGCTCGGTCGGCGGCAAGGTCGGGATCAACCACCCGCGCGCCAAGAATATCATTGGGGCTTTTCACCAGCCCTCGGGCGTCTGGGTGGACACCGCCACCCTGGACACGCTCCCGGACAGGGAGCTGCGCTGCGGGCTGGCGGAGGTGGTGAAATACGGCGTCATCCTCGACGCCGCCTTCTTCGAGGGGCTCGAGGAGCGGGTCGGCGAGATCCTCGCCCGCGACCCGGCCGCGATCCGTTGGATCGTCGCCCGATGCTGCGAGCTGAAGGCCGACGTGGTCACCCGCGACGAGCGCGAGGAGACGGGCCTCCGCGCCGTCCTGAATTTCGGCCACACCGTCGGCCACGCCGTCGAGGCCGTCGCCGGATACGGCGGGGCCTACCAGCACGGGGAGGCCGTCGCCGCGGGGATGGTCGCCGAGTGCCGCATCGCCGAGCGCATCGGCTGGATCGGGCCCGGCCTGACGGATCGCCTCATCGGCCTGCTCGCCAGGATCGGCCTCCCGACCCGCATCAATGGCTGCGACCCGGCGACCCTCCTGGAGGCCATGGGCCGCGACAAGAAGAATGAGGCGGGAGCCGTCCGGTTCGTCCTCCCCCGGGAGCTGGGCCGCGTCGAGCTGACGGGCCTCCCGTCCCGCGACGACGTGGTAGCCGCCCTGGAGCCGCTCTGCCGCTGA
- the dprA gene encoding DNA-processing protein DprA: MDDEDRKPDLRDLLLLTMVPGVGPLTCRALLDHFGSPARILDAPVSQLREVPGVGPKTADRIAAGRRERDADAELELCRRSGVDLIARGSPDYPAILDEIPDPPALLYARGRLEPRDHLAIAIVGSRHCTPYGMRVAERLAASLARTGFTVVSGLARGIDAAAHRGALKAGGRTIAVLGSGLATIYPPEHEDLAGQVAAAGALMTELPMRQGPLAGLFPQRNRIISGLCLGVVVVEAAPRSGSLSTAKHAAEQNREVFAVPGPVDSLASRGCHRLIRDGARLVETVDDILEELGPLAREVRTAPDEPSVRHPAELALSDQERSLLGHLDNTPIGVDELIARTRLTASQVMATLSVLELRRMVKRLPGHLFFRA, translated from the coding sequence GTGGACGACGAAGACCGCAAGCCCGACCTCCGCGACCTGCTCCTGCTGACGATGGTCCCCGGGGTCGGGCCGCTGACCTGCCGCGCCCTGCTGGACCACTTCGGCTCGCCGGCCCGTATCCTGGACGCCCCGGTCTCGCAACTGCGCGAGGTCCCGGGCGTCGGCCCCAAGACCGCGGATCGCATCGCCGCCGGCCGCCGCGAGCGGGATGCCGACGCCGAGCTGGAGCTCTGCCGGCGGTCGGGCGTGGACCTGATCGCGAGGGGCTCGCCGGACTATCCCGCGATCCTCGACGAGATCCCCGACCCGCCCGCCTTGCTGTACGCCCGGGGGAGGCTCGAGCCGCGGGACCACCTGGCGATCGCGATCGTCGGCTCCCGGCACTGCACGCCCTACGGGATGCGGGTCGCGGAGCGGCTGGCGGCGTCCCTCGCCCGGACGGGCTTCACGGTCGTCTCCGGGCTGGCGAGGGGCATCGACGCGGCCGCCCATCGCGGCGCCTTGAAGGCCGGCGGCCGGACGATCGCCGTGCTCGGCAGCGGCCTGGCGACGATCTACCCGCCCGAGCACGAGGACCTCGCCGGCCAGGTCGCCGCGGCCGGCGCCCTGATGACCGAGCTGCCGATGCGACAGGGGCCCCTCGCCGGGCTCTTCCCCCAGCGGAACCGGATCATCTCGGGCCTCTGCCTGGGCGTGGTCGTCGTCGAGGCGGCGCCGCGGAGCGGGTCGCTGTCCACCGCGAAGCACGCCGCGGAGCAGAACCGCGAGGTCTTCGCCGTGCCCGGCCCCGTGGACAGCCTGGCCTCCCGCGGCTGCCACCGCCTGATCCGCGACGGCGCCCGGCTGGTGGAGACGGTGGACGACATCCTGGAGGAGCTCGGCCCGCTCGCCCGCGAGGTCCGCACCGCCCCCGACGAGCCCTCCGTACGGCACCCCGCCGAGCTGGCCCTCTCCGACCAGGAACGCTCGCTCCTGGGGCATCTCGACAACACGCCCATCGGGGTGGATGAGCTGATCGCGAGGACGCGCCTCACCGCCAGCCAGGTCATGGCCACGCTGAGCGTGCTGGAACTGAGGCGGATGGTCAAACGCCTGCCGGGGCACCTCTTCTTCCGCGCCTGA
- a CDS encoding DUF4129 domain-containing protein, producing MTALRLAFAASCLLGALAAGCRPAAAAPPGDDAAGSQARSAIRRQAYPWYDADRDEVRPLIPARSSWSRRLEGWMESIGAWFRRHFGGNDEGASGGRAGSLLSTLLFAIAGAALVALCWRLWRMHERGPDRGAMTATVGEAARVAGLTPGEGLEGADPWAEADRLLAAGDRRGAVTWLFLGQLLVLDRARVIRIAPGKTGRQYAAMIEDPGLGDALRATLAVFEQVYYGRKDPDPHVVEALFRRATGFRRRLSEIEGVAGS from the coding sequence ATGACCGCCCTCCGGCTCGCCTTCGCGGCTTCGTGTCTCCTCGGCGCCCTGGCCGCCGGATGCCGGCCGGCCGCCGCCGCGCCGCCGGGCGACGATGCGGCCGGGTCGCAGGCCCGGTCGGCGATCCGCCGCCAGGCCTATCCCTGGTACGACGCCGACCGCGACGAGGTGAGGCCGCTCATCCCCGCGCGATCCTCCTGGTCGAGGCGGCTGGAAGGGTGGATGGAATCGATCGGGGCGTGGTTCCGCCGCCATTTCGGGGGGAACGACGAAGGGGCCTCGGGCGGCCGGGCGGGCTCGCTCCTCTCGACATTGCTCTTCGCGATCGCCGGCGCCGCGCTCGTGGCCCTCTGCTGGCGGCTCTGGAGGATGCACGAGCGCGGCCCCGACCGCGGGGCGATGACGGCCACGGTCGGCGAGGCCGCGCGGGTTGCCGGCCTGACGCCGGGCGAGGGCCTGGAGGGGGCCGATCCCTGGGCGGAGGCGGACCGGCTCCTGGCGGCGGGAGATCGGCGGGGGGCCGTGACCTGGCTCTTCCTGGGGCAGCTCCTGGTGCTCGATCGCGCCCGAGTCATCCGGATCGCGCCCGGCAAGACCGGCCGTCAGTACGCGGCGATGATCGAGGACCCCGGCCTCGGCGACGCCCTCCGCGCGACGCTGGCCGTGTTCGAGCAGGTCTACTACGGCCGGAAGGATCCCGACCCGCACGTCGTGGAGGCCCTGTTCCGGCGGGCGACCGGGTTCCGCCGTCGGCTGTCCGAGATCGAGGGGGTCGCCGGATCATGA
- a CDS encoding esterase/lipase family protein, with protein MRRAEAALRQGHHLEPKDDDACVDRYYEAAVMGTAAYLSASRDAGAEHPEAIRARDLANEALRDCLRAGQQFGRLDPRSHLTVNTPAGSTVVPIRHGGFVWQAEDFHRVEDPTRLERNPSEHGADAVRPGLGADVAIERDNPRLSTSDRFLPRQAAFNATAVLRPDLDAWLIPGGGRPPVDVLEFHDPLREADVPLPAGRVPLRGNFAAGNRLAHQIQAERGPFGLAGFVFPSMMLSKAAVRILEPYQPGKIPVLFVHGLLDDPFLFNDMMVSLYRTPGFVERYQVWVYRYPTGVTSLRTASILREQLREIEGTFDPEGKDPALRRMVVVAYSMGGLVTRLQITSSGDQLWKEFSNVPLDRLATTEETRDFLRRLFYFEPSPMIRRVVFIATPHLGSPVAGSVVGRLATRLVQPASDTSASMEQIRRDNPGAIRGAYAGRIPSSIDLMQSGQPFLPIIRGLPLGTDVTLHTIAGYAHHSPEGGGGDNVVPLSSALIDDAESQLLVPARHTNIYYQPQAIAEVRRILAEHAAINPVPGGAAQLERSVVSSPDLQRR; from the coding sequence ATGCGCCGGGCCGAGGCGGCCCTCCGCCAGGGCCACCACCTCGAGCCCAAGGACGACGACGCCTGCGTCGACCGCTACTACGAGGCCGCCGTGATGGGCACGGCGGCCTACCTGTCGGCATCCCGGGACGCGGGGGCCGAGCACCCGGAAGCGATCCGCGCCCGCGACCTTGCGAACGAGGCGTTGCGGGACTGCCTCCGCGCCGGGCAGCAGTTCGGCAGGCTGGACCCGCGGTCGCACCTGACGGTGAACACGCCGGCCGGGTCCACCGTGGTCCCGATCCGGCACGGCGGCTTCGTCTGGCAGGCGGAGGATTTCCATCGCGTGGAGGACCCGACGCGACTGGAGCGGAATCCCAGCGAGCACGGCGCGGATGCCGTCCGGCCGGGGCTCGGCGCGGACGTGGCCATCGAACGCGACAACCCGCGCCTCAGCACCTCGGACCGGTTCCTGCCCAGGCAGGCCGCCTTCAACGCGACCGCCGTGCTCCGCCCCGACCTCGACGCCTGGCTCATCCCCGGCGGCGGCAGGCCGCCCGTCGATGTCCTGGAGTTCCACGACCCGCTCCGCGAGGCCGACGTCCCGCTGCCGGCGGGACGCGTGCCGCTGCGCGGCAACTTCGCGGCCGGCAACCGGCTGGCCCATCAGATCCAGGCGGAGCGCGGTCCCTTCGGCCTGGCGGGGTTCGTCTTCCCCTCGATGATGCTCAGCAAGGCGGCCGTCCGGATCCTCGAACCCTACCAGCCGGGCAAGATACCGGTCCTGTTCGTCCACGGCCTGCTCGACGACCCGTTCCTCTTCAACGACATGATGGTCTCGCTCTACCGGACCCCGGGATTCGTGGAGCGGTATCAGGTCTGGGTGTATCGCTATCCGACGGGGGTCACCAGCCTGCGGACGGCGTCGATCCTCCGGGAGCAGCTCCGGGAGATCGAGGGGACCTTCGACCCGGAGGGCAAGGACCCCGCGCTTCGGCGGATGGTCGTCGTCGCCTACAGCATGGGGGGCCTCGTCACCCGGCTGCAGATCACCTCCAGCGGCGACCAGCTCTGGAAGGAGTTTTCGAACGTGCCGCTCGACCGCCTGGCGACGACCGAGGAGACGCGGGACTTCCTCCGGAGGCTCTTCTATTTCGAGCCCTCCCCGATGATCCGCCGCGTGGTCTTCATCGCCACGCCGCACCTCGGCTCGCCGGTCGCCGGCTCGGTCGTCGGCCGGCTCGCGACCAGGCTCGTGCAGCCGGCCTCGGACACCTCGGCGTCCATGGAACAGATCCGTCGCGACAACCCCGGGGCGATCCGCGGCGCGTATGCCGGCCGCATCCCGAGCAGCATCGACCTGATGCAGTCCGGGCAGCCATTCCTCCCCATCATCCGGGGCCTGCCCCTGGGGACCGACGTCACGCTGCACACGATCGCCGGGTACGCCCACCACTCTCCCGAGGGCGGAGGCGGGGATAATGTCGTCCCGCTGTCGAGCGCCCTGATCGACGACGCCGAGAGCCAGCTCCTCGTCCCCGCGCGGCACACGAACATCTACTACCAGCCCCAGGCCATCGCCGAGGTGCGGCGGATCCTCGCGGAGCACGCCGCGATCAACCCGGTCCCCGGCGGGGCGGCTCAACTCGAGCGTTCGGTCGTCTCGTCCCCGGACCTCCAGCGGCGATAG
- a CDS encoding AAA family ATPase, protein MSDPVNEVTFLDGGEGDGEDAPVEATHIEAAAPVEPRPAAEGSRDGTVAGWSRRVTAEINKVFIGQDRLVRGVLAALLAGGHVLVESVPGLGKTLLVRAFGRALGCDFNRIQFTPDLMPSDVTGSPIYDERIHDFRFRPGPVFTQLLLADEINRAPAKTHAALLEIMQESRVTVDGTDHRIEPPFLVMATQNPIESEGTYNLPEAQLDRFLFKLVASYPGEKDEIEILRMHTRDTPPDRDLGAQLAPVTSPAEVIAMQGRAARVLADDHVLGYITALVRATRKWPAFAMGVSPRAGVAMLKGARAIAALEGRDYTVPDDVQEVVLPALRHRVVLTPEAEVEGRSPDELLSELVRSVEVPIR, encoded by the coding sequence ATGAGCGACCCGGTGAACGAGGTGACCTTCCTCGACGGCGGAGAAGGCGACGGCGAGGATGCGCCCGTCGAGGCCACGCACATCGAGGCGGCGGCCCCCGTTGAGCCTCGGCCGGCGGCGGAGGGGAGTCGCGACGGCACCGTCGCCGGCTGGTCCCGGCGGGTGACCGCGGAGATCAACAAGGTCTTCATCGGCCAGGACCGGCTGGTCCGTGGCGTCCTCGCGGCGCTGCTCGCCGGCGGGCACGTGCTGGTGGAGAGCGTCCCGGGGCTCGGCAAGACGCTGCTGGTCCGGGCCTTCGGCCGGGCGCTCGGCTGCGACTTCAACCGGATCCAGTTCACGCCCGACCTGATGCCGTCGGACGTGACGGGCTCGCCGATCTACGACGAGCGGATCCACGACTTCCGCTTCCGCCCCGGCCCGGTCTTCACCCAGCTCCTCCTCGCCGACGAGATCAACCGGGCGCCGGCCAAGACCCACGCCGCCCTCCTGGAGATCATGCAGGAGAGCCGGGTGACGGTCGACGGCACGGACCACCGGATCGAGCCGCCGTTCCTCGTCATGGCGACGCAGAACCCGATCGAGTCCGAGGGGACGTATAACCTGCCGGAGGCCCAGCTCGACCGCTTCCTGTTCAAGCTGGTGGCGAGCTATCCCGGCGAGAAGGACGAGATCGAGATCCTCCGCATGCATACCCGCGACACCCCGCCGGACCGGGACCTTGGGGCGCAGCTCGCCCCCGTCACGTCGCCCGCCGAGGTGATCGCGATGCAGGGGCGGGCCGCGAGGGTCCTCGCGGACGACCATGTGCTGGGGTACATCACGGCCCTGGTCCGGGCCACGCGGAAGTGGCCCGCCTTCGCGATGGGCGTCTCCCCGCGCGCCGGCGTCGCGATGCTCAAGGGGGCCCGGGCGATCGCGGCCCTGGAGGGGCGTGACTACACCGTCCCCGACGACGTCCAGGAGGTCGTCCTCCCCGCCCTCCGTCATCGCGTCGTCCTGACGCCCGAGGCGGAGGTCGAGGGGCGCTCGCCCGACGAGCTGCTCTCCGAGCTGGTCCGGTCGGTCGAGGTCCCCATCCGATGA
- a CDS encoding DUF58 domain-containing protein, translating to MTRVRIWPGRPLANLLLLPALLSLGVLASEAVKPPVIALDAIAAAVAIADLATLRGSSRLRVSRDCQVTCSIGEPHLVRLAVENPGTRPRRIRLRDDVPPAFAAEPAEFRLDVPGKARAELEYRMVPGRRGAYRLDRADALVGSRLGLWQAAVTWPLRTEVSVYPDVRQIARYTLLARRDRLSAIGLRSSRRMGNDNEFERLRDYIEGDDPRTLDWRATARRQKLTVRAHQQDQSQRVVFLVDCGRMMAGDTGGGLSPLDHALNATLLLAHVALSRNDQVGLMAYSDRTLAYVPPTGGPRRLRRLVHAVHDLFPEPVESDHGRALIDLESRCRKRSLVILLTNLFDEVAAGILAEHLKNLTGRHLPLAVLLRDHDLFAMADAATRDDAALCAGAASADLLNWRERVLAGLRREGVLTLDAFPDELTAALVSRYLAIKARHLL from the coding sequence ATGACCCGGGTCCGGATCTGGCCCGGCCGGCCGCTGGCGAACCTGCTGCTCCTGCCGGCCTTGCTCTCGCTCGGGGTGCTCGCGAGCGAGGCGGTGAAGCCGCCGGTGATCGCCCTCGACGCGATCGCGGCGGCGGTCGCGATCGCCGACCTCGCCACGCTCCGCGGCTCGTCGCGACTCCGCGTCTCCAGGGACTGCCAGGTGACCTGCTCGATCGGCGAGCCGCACCTCGTGAGGCTGGCGGTCGAGAACCCGGGGACCCGCCCCCGGCGCATCCGGCTCCGCGACGACGTCCCCCCCGCCTTCGCCGCCGAGCCCGCCGAGTTCCGCCTCGACGTGCCGGGGAAGGCGCGGGCGGAGCTCGAGTATCGGATGGTGCCCGGCCGCCGCGGGGCCTATCGCCTGGACCGCGCGGATGCGCTGGTCGGCAGCCGGCTCGGCCTCTGGCAGGCGGCCGTCACGTGGCCGCTGCGGACCGAGGTCTCCGTCTATCCGGACGTCCGCCAGATCGCCCGATACACTCTGCTCGCCCGCCGCGACCGCCTCAGCGCCATCGGCCTGCGGTCCTCGCGGAGGATGGGCAACGACAACGAATTCGAGCGGCTCCGCGACTACATCGAGGGCGACGACCCGCGGACCCTGGACTGGCGCGCGACCGCTCGCCGCCAGAAGCTGACCGTGCGGGCCCACCAGCAGGACCAGAGCCAGCGCGTCGTCTTCCTCGTGGACTGCGGCCGGATGATGGCCGGCGACACCGGGGGCGGCCTGTCCCCGCTGGACCACGCGCTCAACGCGACTCTGCTGCTGGCGCACGTGGCCCTCTCGCGGAACGACCAGGTCGGCCTGATGGCCTACTCGGATCGGACCCTCGCCTACGTGCCGCCGACGGGGGGCCCGCGGCGGCTCCGGCGGCTGGTCCACGCGGTCCACGACCTGTTCCCCGAGCCGGTCGAATCGGACCACGGCCGCGCCCTGATCGACCTGGAGTCGCGTTGCCGCAAGCGATCGCTCGTGATCCTGCTGACCAACCTTTTCGACGAGGTGGCCGCGGGGATACTGGCCGAACACCTGAAGAACCTGACCGGCCGTCACCTGCCCCTGGCCGTCCTCCTCCGCGACCACGACCTCTTCGCGATGGCCGACGCCGCGACGAGGGACGACGCGGCGCTCTGCGCGGGCGCCGCGTCTGCCGACCTGCTAAACTGGCGGGAGCGCGTGCTGGCGGGCCTGCGCCGAGAAGGCGTGCTCACGCTCGACGCCTTCCCTGACGAGCTCACCGCCGCCCTCGTCAGCCGTTACCTTGCGATCAAGGCCCGACACCTGCTCTGA
- a CDS encoding serine hydrolase domain-containing protein yields MMRILLSAVPAALVMLASGATGFAPAAEAPASPEVTEAMKPYLDRHKLAGVVALVADRGGKVLYRNVLGYADVEEKRPMDERDVFWVASMSKMFVGASVMLLVDEGKLRLDDPVTKFIPELDGWMVVAEKDESHVLLKRPARPVTLRHLLSHTSGLAGMSELQRVTGADGTSLKARSLSSVTGPLQSQPGERYAYGNLGMNVAARVVEIVGGMPYERFLQERFFDPLGMTETTFWPTEAQVARLAGAYGPNPAGTGYRRGDVGFLTRPFSDRSRRHPEAGGGLFSTAHDILRYGLMLANDGELDGRRYLSHAAMDELRKEQTGTTRAPYSLGYHLRNGMFGHDGAYGTDLSVDPRTGMVAVFMVQCTGGDQWAARDAFLRAARRAFPR; encoded by the coding sequence ATGATGAGGATCTTGCTGTCCGCCGTTCCCGCGGCCCTGGTGATGCTCGCCTCGGGCGCGACCGGCTTCGCCCCGGCGGCCGAGGCACCCGCCAGCCCCGAGGTGACCGAGGCCATGAAGCCCTACCTCGACCGGCACAAGCTGGCGGGCGTCGTCGCCCTCGTCGCCGACCGGGGCGGCAAGGTCCTCTACAGGAACGTGCTGGGCTATGCGGACGTCGAGGAGAAGCGGCCGATGGACGAGCGCGACGTGTTCTGGGTCGCGTCCATGTCGAAGATGTTCGTCGGCGCCTCCGTCATGTTGCTCGTCGACGAGGGGAAACTTCGCCTCGATGATCCCGTGACGAAGTTCATACCCGAACTAGACGGGTGGATGGTGGTCGCGGAGAAGGACGAGTCCCACGTCCTGCTGAAGCGGCCGGCCCGTCCCGTCACGCTGCGGCACCTGTTGAGCCACACCAGCGGGCTGGCCGGCATGTCCGAGCTCCAGCGGGTCACCGGGGCCGACGGTACGTCGCTGAAGGCCCGCTCGCTGAGCTCCGTCACCGGGCCGCTCCAGTCGCAGCCCGGCGAGCGTTACGCCTACGGCAACCTCGGCATGAACGTCGCCGCCCGCGTCGTGGAGATCGTCGGCGGGATGCCGTACGAGCGATTCCTCCAGGAGCGCTTCTTCGACCCGCTCGGGATGACGGAGACGACCTTCTGGCCGACCGAGGCGCAGGTGGCCCGGCTGGCCGGGGCCTACGGGCCCAACCCGGCGGGGACGGGCTATCGTCGGGGGGACGTCGGGTTCCTCACAAGGCCGTTCAGCGACCGGAGCCGTCGCCACCCCGAGGCCGGCGGCGGGCTCTTCTCGACCGCGCACGACATCCTGCGATACGGTTTGATGCTGGCCAACGACGGCGAGCTGGACGGCCGGCGTTACCTCTCGCACGCGGCGATGGACGAGCTCCGCAAGGAACAGACGGGGACGACCCGCGCCCCATACAGCCTCGGCTATCACCTGCGGAACGGGATGTTCGGCCACGACGGGGCCTACGGCACGGACCTTTCCGTCGATCCTCGCACGGGCATGGTGGCCGTCTTCATGGTCCAGTGCACCGGCGGCGATCAGTGGGCCGCCCGCGATGCGTTCCTGCGGGCGGCCAGGCGGGCCTTCCCGAGGTGA
- the thrC gene encoding threonine synthase, with protein MSAELVTGLQCRLCGKRYPKEALNFCTEDFGPLEVTYDYEAVARTFTREAIAARPRTMWRYRELLPVDGEPAVGRQVGGTPLVRADRLARALGVRELYIKNDAVNHPTLSFKDRVVAVALSKAVELGFRTVGCASTGNLAGSVAANAASAGLEAYVLIPDGLEQGKVLGATIYGAKVIAVEGNYDHVNRLCSQIAFRYGWGFVNVNLRPFYAEGSKSMGFEIAEDLGWRAPDHVVAPMAGGSLIGKIYKAFYELDRLNLLESPVWTKMYGAQATGCNPISAMVKSGAKKVRPIRRPDTIAKSLAIGDPADGYFASKLIRQTGGWSEDVDDDAIVDAMTLLAETEGIWAETAGGVTVAVARKLIEQGKIDRDGSTVLCITGNGLKTQEALLDRLARPAVIEPTMDAFESLIAESSARHTEDAGALVGAV; from the coding sequence GTGTCCGCGGAACTCGTGACCGGTCTTCAGTGTCGCCTTTGCGGCAAGCGCTATCCCAAGGAAGCCCTGAATTTCTGCACCGAGGATTTCGGGCCGCTGGAGGTCACGTACGACTACGAGGCCGTCGCGCGGACCTTCACCCGCGAGGCCATCGCCGCCCGGCCCCGGACGATGTGGCGCTATCGGGAGCTGCTCCCCGTCGACGGCGAGCCCGCCGTCGGCAGGCAGGTCGGCGGCACCCCGCTCGTCAGGGCGGACCGCCTGGCCAGGGCCCTCGGCGTCCGCGAGCTCTACATCAAGAACGACGCCGTCAATCACCCGACGCTTTCGTTCAAGGACCGCGTCGTCGCCGTGGCGCTGTCGAAGGCCGTGGAGCTCGGCTTCCGCACCGTCGGCTGCGCCTCCACGGGCAACCTCGCCGGGAGCGTCGCCGCGAACGCCGCGTCGGCCGGCCTGGAGGCCTACGTCCTGATCCCCGACGGCCTCGAGCAGGGCAAGGTGCTGGGCGCGACCATCTACGGCGCGAAGGTCATCGCCGTGGAGGGGAATTACGACCACGTCAACCGGCTCTGCTCGCAGATCGCCTTCCGCTACGGCTGGGGCTTCGTGAACGTCAACCTCCGGCCGTTCTACGCGGAGGGGTCCAAGTCCATGGGCTTCGAGATCGCGGAGGACCTCGGCTGGCGGGCCCCCGACCACGTCGTCGCCCCCATGGCCGGCGGCAGCCTGATCGGCAAGATCTACAAGGCCTTCTACGAGCTCGATCGGCTGAATCTCCTCGAGTCGCCCGTCTGGACGAAGATGTACGGCGCCCAGGCGACCGGCTGCAACCCGATCTCCGCGATGGTGAAGTCCGGCGCGAAGAAGGTGCGGCCGATCCGCCGCCCGGACACGATCGCCAAGAGCCTCGCCATCGGCGACCCGGCCGACGGCTACTTCGCCTCCAAGCTGATCCGCCAGACCGGCGGCTGGAGCGAGGACGTGGACGACGACGCGATCGTGGACGCCATGACCCTCCTCGCCGAGACCGAGGGCATCTGGGCCGAGACCGCCGGCGGCGTCACCGTGGCCGTCGCCCGCAAGCTCATCGAGCAGGGCAAGATCGACCGCGACGGCTCCACCGTCCTCTGCATCACGGGCAACGGCCTGAAGACCCAGGAAGCCCTCCTCGACCGCCTCGCCAGGCCCGCGGTCATCGAGCCGACCATGGATGCCTTCGAGTCGCTGATCGCCGAGTCGTCGGCCCGCCACACCGAAGACGCCGGGGCGCTCGTCGGGGCGGTCTGA
- a CDS encoding ubiquitin-like small modifier protein 1: MPLVRIPTPLRPHAGGSDRCEASGTTVGEVLADLGSSHPALKDRLFDGDDLRRFVNVYVNNEDIRYLDDLATPVAEKDEVSIIPAVAGG, from the coding sequence ATGCCCCTCGTTCGCATCCCGACCCCGCTCCGCCCCCACGCCGGCGGCTCCGACCGCTGCGAGGCGTCCGGCACGACCGTCGGCGAGGTCCTCGCCGACCTGGGCTCGTCCCACCCGGCGCTGAAGGACCGGCTCTTCGATGGCGACGACCTGCGCCGGTTCGTCAACGTGTACGTCAACAACGAGGACATCCGCTACCTGGACGACCTGGCCACCCCCGTGGCCGAGAAGGACGAGGTCAGCATCATCCCGGCCGTCGCGGGCGGCTGA